The Cydia splendana chromosome 8, ilCydSple1.2, whole genome shotgun sequence genome contains a region encoding:
- the LOC134792725 gene encoding paxillin-like — protein sequence MPFQECREPFHGGSFFEHEGQPYCETHYHGKRGSLCAGCHKPIAGRCITAMFRKFHPEHFVCAFCLRQLNKGTFKEQNDKPYCHTCFEKLFG from the coding sequence ATGCCATTCCAGGAATGCCGCGAGCCCTTCCACGGCGGCTCGTTCTTCGAGCACGAAGGCCAGCCCTACTGCGAGACGCACTACCACGGCAAGCGCGGCTCCCTCTGCGCCGGCTGCCACAAGCCCATCGCCGGCCGCTGCATCACCGCCATGTTCCGCAAGTTCCACCCTGAACACTTCGTCTGCGCCTTCTGTCTGAGGCAACTTAATAAGGGGACCTTTAAAGAACAGAATGATAAGCCGTACTGTCATACGTGCTTTGAAAAGCTGTTTGGGTAG
- the LOC134792715 gene encoding paxillin isoform X1 has product MASLSDFKVSGSGGEGGTHVYREKRAWQEHYRSTPRQPESASLEHMLGSLRADMSRQGVQTPQKGCCNACEKPIVGQVITALGRTWHPEHFTCAHCNQELGTRNFFERDGRPYCEPDYHNLFSPRCAYCNGPILDKCVTALEKTWHTEHFFCAQCGQQFGEDGFHERDGKPYCRADYFDMFAPKCGGCSKPIMENYISALNTQWHPDCFVCKECQVAVKGKSFYAMEGKPVCPKCAGVDEDE; this is encoded by the exons ATGGCGTCCTTGTCTGACTTCAAG GTGAGCGGCTCAGGAGGCGAAGGTGGAACACACGTGTACAGGGAGAAGCGCGCCTGGCAGGAGCACTACCGCAGCACCCCGCGGCAACCCGAATCCGCCTCCCTTGAGCATATGCTCGGATCCCTCCGGGCAGACATGAGCCGCCAAGGAGTCCAGACCCCCCAAAAGGGATGCTGCAACGCGTGCGAGAAACCCATCGTCGGACAG GTGATCACGGCGCTGGGCCGCACGTGGCATCCCGAGCACTTCACGTGCGCCCACTGCAACCAGGAGCTGGGGACTAGAAACTTCTTCGAGCGCGACGGCCGGCCGTACTGCGAACCCGACTACCACAACCTCTTCTCGCCCAGATGCGCCTACTGCAACGGCCCGATCCTCGAC AAATGCGTGACCGCGCTGGAGAAGACCTGGCACACGGAGCACTTCTTCTGTGCTCAGTGCGGGCAGCAGTTCGGAGAAGACGGTTTCCATGAACGGGACGGCAAACCGTACTGCCGTGCCGATTACTTCGATATGTTCGCGCCCAAGTGCGGCGGCTGCAGCAAGCCTATCATGGAAAACTACATTTCCGCACTTAACACCCAGTGGCATCCTGATTGCTTCGTCTGCAAG GAATGCCAAGTTGCAGTGAAAGGCAAGTCTTTCTATGCGATGGAAGGCAAGCCCGTCTGCCCCAAATGCGCCGGTGTCGATGAGGACGAGTAA
- the LOC134792715 gene encoding paxillin isoform X2, with protein MLGSLRADMSRQGVQTPQKGCCNACEKPIVGQVITALGRTWHPEHFTCAHCNQELGTRNFFERDGRPYCEPDYHNLFSPRCAYCNGPILDKCVTALEKTWHTEHFFCAQCGQQFGEDGFHERDGKPYCRADYFDMFAPKCGGCSKPIMENYISALNTQWHPDCFVCKECQVAVKGKSFYAMEGKPVCPKCAGVDEDE; from the exons ATGCTCGGATCCCTCCGGGCAGACATGAGCCGCCAAGGAGTCCAGACCCCCCAAAAGGGATGCTGCAACGCGTGCGAGAAACCCATCGTCGGACAG GTGATCACGGCGCTGGGCCGCACGTGGCATCCCGAGCACTTCACGTGCGCCCACTGCAACCAGGAGCTGGGGACTAGAAACTTCTTCGAGCGCGACGGCCGGCCGTACTGCGAACCCGACTACCACAACCTCTTCTCGCCCAGATGCGCCTACTGCAACGGCCCGATCCTCGAC AAATGCGTGACCGCGCTGGAGAAGACCTGGCACACGGAGCACTTCTTCTGTGCTCAGTGCGGGCAGCAGTTCGGAGAAGACGGTTTCCATGAACGGGACGGCAAACCGTACTGCCGTGCCGATTACTTCGATATGTTCGCGCCCAAGTGCGGCGGCTGCAGCAAGCCTATCATGGAAAACTACATTTCCGCACTTAACACCCAGTGGCATCCTGATTGCTTCGTCTGCAAG GAATGCCAAGTTGCAGTGAAAGGCAAGTCTTTCTATGCGATGGAAGGCAAGCCCGTCTGCCCCAAATGCGCCGGTGTCGATGAGGACGAGTAA